The proteins below come from a single Planctomycetota bacterium genomic window:
- the gap gene encoding type I glyceraldehyde-3-phosphate dehydrogenase: MAINVGINGFGRIGRLVFRVLWQRKKGQFIVVGINDLSDAKTLAHLLKYDTVYGRFQGTVEAADGALVVDGTKIPVTAQKDPAALPWGQHKTDVVFECTGVFCDRAGCQKHIAAGAKKVILSAPPKGEIDAIIVIGVNDGTLKPEHKIVSNASCTTNCLAPVAKVLHESFGIKRGLMTTVHAYTNDQRILDLIHKDLHRARAAALNIIPTTTGAAAAVGKVIPALAGKLNGYSLRVPVAVGSIVDLTAELEKPATVEAINAAMKKASQGPLKGILVYTDDPIVSSDTIGTTCSSLFDSNQTMMVDPTFCKVTSWYDNEWGFSNRMVDLAAKIAGM, from the coding sequence ATGGCGATCAACGTCGGCATCAACGGGTTCGGTCGGATCGGTCGGCTTGTGTTCCGGGTGCTCTGGCAGCGCAAGAAGGGCCAGTTCATCGTGGTCGGCATCAACGACCTTTCGGATGCCAAGACCCTGGCGCACCTTCTGAAATACGACACGGTTTACGGTCGATTCCAGGGGACCGTCGAGGCCGCGGATGGGGCACTGGTGGTGGACGGGACGAAGATTCCGGTGACGGCCCAGAAGGACCCGGCGGCGCTTCCGTGGGGCCAGCACAAGACGGACGTGGTGTTCGAGTGCACGGGCGTTTTCTGCGACCGGGCGGGGTGTCAGAAGCACATCGCCGCCGGGGCGAAGAAGGTGATCCTTTCGGCCCCGCCGAAAGGCGAGATTGACGCCATCATCGTCATCGGCGTGAACGACGGCACGCTGAAACCCGAGCACAAGATCGTCTCCAACGCGTCCTGCACGACGAACTGCCTGGCGCCGGTGGCGAAGGTGTTGCACGAGTCTTTCGGCATCAAGCGCGGCCTGATGACGACTGTCCACGCCTACACGAACGACCAGCGGATTCTGGACCTCATTCACAAGGACCTGCACCGGGCGCGGGCGGCGGCGTTGAACATCATTCCGACGACGACCGGCGCGGCGGCGGCGGTGGGCAAAGTGATCCCCGCCCTCGCGGGGAAACTGAACGGCTACTCGCTGCGCGTGCCGGTGGCGGTCGGCAGCATCGTTGACCTGACGGCCGAACTGGAGAAGCCGGCCACCGTCGAAGCGATCAACGCGGCCATGAAGAAGGCCAGCCAGGGCCCGCTGAAAGGCATCCTGGTGTACACGGACGACCCGATCGTTTCGAGCGACACCATCGGCACCACGTGCTCCAGCCTGTTCGACTCGAACCAGACGATGATGGTCGATCCGACGTTCTGCAAGGTCACCTCGTGGTACGACAACGAGTGGGGCTTCTCGAACCGGATGGTGGATCTGGCCGCAAAGATTGCGGGGATGTAA